In Aegilops tauschii subsp. strangulata cultivar AL8/78 chromosome 3, Aet v6.0, whole genome shotgun sequence, one genomic interval encodes:
- the LOC123497598 gene encoding uncharacterized protein: protein MSSKTPSTAAKSGGAGTSNRNSLSRVIRPESRFIPYRAEQIEERTRLLSMIDTFYREACDMLVVEATPATRGRFLDAGVCIGLLDPNTLVTSDLHPGLMDNVSEDTKPGEMAKRSLDGLVAFLIYFFSYLAGWEAVRYLLVADADLLVAARLIVADRGMMGFSVMSLASVAAFEAALRLAAQVAKHSQPERLVSVWMSLSSQLQQVLSFLSVMQTQTQGMNIQMLLGGRSLPDPGKAWNLAASRPPHSNIADMPYEATRSLRMALLDTIRIFYLRALARLPRAELRTRYHRSMLMAGYCYGPFDPVSNIIVNMIWYDVMFAAPHPPVLDMIGPKSLTRLESRSFYGLASFLQTRYHDLSEHQLVQCLVASCAHLSVADPNFDVAFAYHPFVDPNISAAASAGAKMEAIRRQQECRTSAPGIYDAVSKMEKQRPCSSAKEAYEAAATAAWHPNPEAHAAFLSSVDVMLNGPAFLLLQNGDQLTSENVQFIASLLSSNQKPTPEQIKKRYRVPALEAKMRSEAKQRRIAKKVKGALDKYLLRDGEPMYDLHIICGANESIGSPEYCADVLDDLLSSSPCKFRYSHVNFLVTQKDSSSAERYPLLFFAEFDNEEEGEPLCCLVDVPTPFAEHVRCLYCEAQGTKIVHPALEKFHGKERELEREFEEAISKDRHDRLICTNEYAVQHLCGVEEDFMYIDIRCIS, encoded by the exons ATGTCGTCCAAGACCCCATCGACGGCGGCCAAGAGCGGCGGCGCGGGCACCAGCAACAGAAACAGTCTCAGCCGCGTGATTCGGCCGGAGAGTCGTTTCATCCCCTACAGAGCGGAGCAAATCGAGGAGAGGACGCGGCTCCTCTCCATGATTGACACCTTCTACAGAGAGGCGTGCGACATGCTCGTTGTGGAAGCGACGCCCGCCACCCGCGGCCGCTTCCTCGACGCCGGCGTCTGCATCGGCCTCCTCGACCCCAACACCCTCGTCACCTCCGACCTCCACCCCGGCCTCATGGACAACGTCTCGGAGGATACCAAGCCGGGAGAGATGGCCAAGCGCTCACTCGATGGCCTCGTGGCCTTCCTGATCTACTTCTTCTCGTACCTCGCCGGGTGGGAGGCCGTGCGATACCTGCTGGTCGCCGACGCCGACCTCCTCGTCGCTGCGCGCCTGATAGTGGCGGACCGCGGCATGATGGGGTTCTCGGTCATGTCACTGGCATCAGTGGCAGCCTTCGAGGCGGCCCTCAGGTTGGCTGCGCAGGTCGCCAAGCACTCTCAGCCGGAACGCCTCGTCAGTGTTTGGATGTCGCTGTCCTCCCAACTGCAACAGGTCCTCAGTTTCCTCTCGGTGATGCAGACACAGACACAGGGTATGAACATCCAAATGTTGCTCGGTGGACGGTCGCTTCCCGACCCGGGGAAAGCTTGGAACCTTGCAGCTTCTCGGCCACCTCACAGCAACATTGCCGATATGCCATACGAAGCCACCCGGTCTCTGAGGATGGCGCTTCTCGACACAATTCGCATCTTCTACCTGCGAGCCCTGGCAAGGCTGCCGCGTGCAGAGCTGCGCACTCGCTACCACCGCAGCATGCTCATGGCCGGTTACTGCTACGGCCCCTTCGACCCcgtctccaacatcattgtcaacATGATATGGTACGATGTCATGTTCGCAGCACCCCATCCACCGGTGTTGGACATGATCGGCCCCAAAAGCCTTACCCGATTGGAGAGCCGCTCCTTTTATGGTCTTGCCTCATTCCTCCAAACCCGCTACCACGATTTGTCGGAGCACCAACTGGTGCAATGCCTAGTTGCCTCCTGTGCTCACCTGTCCGTGGCTGATCCAAACTTTGATGTGGCGTTTGCTTACCATCCTTTTGTTGATCCCAACATTAGTGCTGCTGCATCTGCTGGTGCTAAGATGGAGGCGATACGCCGGCAACAAGAATGCAGGACCAGCGCACCAGGCATCTATGATGCTGTCAGCAAGATGGAGAAACAAAGGCCGTGCTCAAGTGCCAAGGAAGCCTACGAGGCTGCAGCCACCGCAGCATGGCACCCCAACCCTGAGGCTCATGCAGCATTTCTCAGTTCAGTCGACGTGATGCTGAACGGACCTGCCTTCCTCCTGCTGCAGAACGGTGACCAACTCACTTCCGAAAACGTGCAGTTCATCGCCAGCTTATTGTCTTCCAATCAAAAACCTACTCCTGAACAAATTAAAAAGAGGTACCGTGTTCCCGCATTGGAGGCAAAGATGCGTTCCGAGGCTAAACAAAGAAGAATCGCCAAAAAGGTGAAAGGTGCATTGGATAAATACTTGCTACGAGATGGG GAACCCATGTATGATCTTCATATTATCTGTGGTGCAAATGAATCCATAGGCAGCCCTGAGTACTGCGCCGATGTCCTGGATGATCTCCTGTCTTCTTCCCCATGCAAATTCCGTTACTCGCATGTAAATTTTTTGGTGACCCAGAAGGATTCTTCATCTGCAGAAAGATATCCCTTACTCTTTTTTGCTGAATTCGATAATGAGGAGGAGGGTGAGCCCCTATGCTGTCTTGTCGATGTGCCAACGCCATTTGCAG AACATGTTCGGTGCCTGTATTGTGAGGCTCAAGGGACCAAAATTGTGCATCCGGCATTGGAAAAATTTCATGGGAAAGAAAGGGAGTTGGAGAGGGAGTTTGAGGAGGCTATCTCTAAAGACCGTCATGACCGGCTTATCTGCACGAATGAATATGCTGTTCAGCACTTGTGTGGAGTGGAGGAGGATTTCATGTACATTGATATCAGGTGCATCAGTTAG